The DNA window TTTTTATACTGATTTGAGGTTTGTTTTTCACTTTCATATTCTTTATGACATCGTATTCTTCATTGACACAGCGTTCTCCCCATCTTTCATACATAAATTTTAGTGAATAAATATTTTGAGGTTCTTCGCCTTTGTCCCCATACGTTTGGGACCAATTACTCAAAAGAGCTCTATGTCGTTCTAATTGTTTGCCGAATTTAGGATTACTGGCTAAATTGTTAATTTCGAATGGATCGTTTTCTAAATCGTATAATTCTTCTTCGGGTTTCGTTGGTAACCAATATTTGGCTTGTACTTCATTTAATTTTCCTGCTTCAAACATTTTTTTGGTATCAACATATTCAATTCTTCTATCTCTATAAGTAGGTTGTGTATAAGACCGATTGGGCATGTAATTTTTGATATATTTAAATTTGTCTGTACGTATGGCTCGTATTCTATCTATAGTAAAATCGCAACGGTCTCGAGTTGCCACAATATGATCTCTTTTGAAATTGGGAGCAAAAACGTTTTTCCCTTCCATATAGCTTGGAATAGGAATGCCAGCCAACGCTAAGGACGTAGTTCCAATGTCGATTCCGCTAACTAAATCATTGCGTTTGCTATGTTTTTTTATTTGTGAATCAGTACCAAAATATCCAATGATTAATGGGATGTGAAGTCCGCCATCATATAAAAATTGTTTGTGTCTATAGCCATCATAGCCGTGGTCTGCAAAGAAAAACACATAGGTATTGTTCAATAGTCCTTTTTCTTTGAGTTTTTCTAATATTTCCTTGACTTCCACATCTGTGGCTCGTGCTGCATCATATTGGCGTGAAAAATCTTCGTGTAAAGTGGGTACATTGGGATAGTAAGGAGGAAGTACCACTAAATTTCGATCAATTGGAGTAATTTTTTCTTTCGTTTTGGGATAGACTTGTACTAATCCTAATTTGCCACCTTCTAATTGAATTTGTCCAAAAAATGGTTGGTTGTTCGATAATGGAGAAAGCCAATCTCCGGTGCCTGTTAAAGTGTAATAAAAGTCTATACCCATTTCATCATTGTATAATTTTTTGCGATTATAGATAAAGTTATAATCGTCTTTCCCGTGGCTGAAAGTGTAATACCCATTTTCTTTGAATACTTCGGGTATCGTTTTTACTCCATCTGGCAAAAAAATGGCATCTTCCACAGTTCTTGAAGAATGATGGTTGTGTATGCCAAATGTAGTTGGCATTGTACCTGTAATATTTGCCGATCTCGAAGCAGAACAAACGGGAGCTGCAGCAAAAGCTTTACTAAAAAGAACGCCGTTTTCTGCTAAATTGTCAAGTGCTGGAGTTGGATTTATTTTTTCTCCATAACAACTAAAAATAGGATTCAAATCTTCAACATAGATCCAAATGATATTCGGTCTTTTGTTCGTGTGGTTTGTATTTTTTATTATTTCTTGCTGTGAAAAACACAAACTGTTAGTAGATAAAAAAAGAAGTAGAATTATAGATAACCGTTTCATAAAAAGATAGCATTAGTGTTTCAAAATTAGAGTTATTTCAGTCTATTGAATTGCTCAATTGTGCATTGCTTTAGTTTTTCTGTAAATTTTATCAGCAGAATTGCTTAAATCAGTAGAAATATGTTCATTTAAGCTAAGAGTATGCTTTAAAAAGCAAATCATCTTAATTAGCATATATTTAATTTGTCAATAGTAAACCAATATGAATATGAAGTTGTTTTTGTCAATTCTTTCAGTACTTGTTTTTTGCCTATTTTTGGCTTGTGGAACAAAGCAAAAAATAGTGTTTGACCAAAGTTGGGATAATCCCATTCGAGCTGGCATCAACCCATATGGGATGAAAGATTTTTTTGTTTTTTATGAGCAGGATAAGTATTACTTATTAGGTACTGAATACTCCAATCCGTTTAAAGGCTATTTGGGACCAAATTTGTATGAATCGAAAGGTTTTACCAATTGGAAAATCACAAAAAAGCTTATCGATACACAATCGATTCCAATTAATGCCTGGTATAAAGATGGATGGTTTGCTCCTGAAATCATCAAAATAAAAAACAAATACTATTTTACATTTAATAATCGAAACAATGCCGTCAATCCTTATCAAAAATTAGGGTTTGGAATTGCAGTTGCCAATAATTTAAAGGAAGATTTTAAGGTAATCACTATAGAAAAACCTATCGTATTGGGCAATTATGGCAGCTTGGTGATAGGAAAAAATGAGGAAGAAATTTATGTGGTTTACGATAAAGATGCTCGTATTTATATAGCCGAAATTGATATCGAAAAAGGAGAATTGAAATCAGAGCCAAAAGAATTGCTTGGCCCTGAAACTTTAGGTACACACTATAAATATTTAGATGCACCACAAATTACAAAAATTGGTTCCGATCATCATATGCTGTTTTCACAATTTTATGGTGGATATGAAGTGAAGATTTTTCATATGACTGCAAAGCATCCCTTAGGACCTTGGATTTGGGATGGAGCTAATCCAATGTATACATTTTTGGAGGAAGAAGCGGATGAGGTTGTCAAAAACAAGTATCCAACAGTTCACGGGTATGCACCTCCAACACAAGTCGTATTTAGCAATCAATTGTTTTTAGGAAAGAACAAACGGTATTTTAATACTTATCATAGCTCCGAAAAATATTCAGAACCTTATTTGTGTATCGAACCTATTCAAATCGATGGGGATAGATTATTTATACCTACAGCTAAAAACAAACATCAAAAAGTGAGCGAAAATGATTAGGAATATCTTTTATAGCATCGTTTTACTTTACTGTTTACTTGCAAAGGCACAAATTGTAACTTATGAAATGCCATCCAATGTAAAGGGGAATAACGAATATATTTTTTCATCGCCATACTATAAGGTAGAGTTGATTCAGGAAAACAAAGTCGTTCCATCCAATGTGTTTGCGATGAATGCGATGCACGTTACCAATAATTCTAAATCCACCTCCTGGACTAATTTTTCATTTCAAGGAACGATTAAAGTTAGAGTTATTTTATTGAAGTCTAAAGTTAATTTTGTTCAAGTTCTTCCTAGAATATCTAACATAAAGGTTCAAATAATAAATGACACTACCATTGAATTTGAACTGGCAAAAGCAGGGCACTATTCGGTTGAATTCGAAAAAGGAATTTTTATTGAACATCCATTATTGCTTTTTGCCAATCCTTTAGAAGAGAATATCCCAAATAGGAATGAGAAAAATGTGATCTATTTTGAACCTGGATTTCATGAACTTGGGGATAAATTTATAATTCCTTCAAATACTACGGTTTATATCGCTGGCGGAGCCTATGTTAAAGGTCAATTTTATGCTGAAGGTGGCAAAAAAATTAGCATCAAAGGTCGTGGTATTTTGTCTGGAGAAGATTATAAAGCACGAACACACAATCATATGATTACGATTAAAAATAGTGAAGACATTTCAATCGAAGGAATTACAATACTTCATGCTCCTCGATATATGATTTCGTTGAGCGGATTCAATCATCATATTGATAATGTCAAAATGATGGGTTGGTGGTTTAGTACCGACGGAATTTCGGCAGGTGAAAATACGCTTATTGAGAATTGTTTTTTCAAGGTAAATGATGATGCTGTCAAACTCTATAATAGCCATACTACGGTAAAAAATTGTGTTATATGGCAATTAGAAAACGGTGCTCCATTTATGATAAGTTGGAACGGAGGTAAAGATTTTGGGAATATTAAAGTTCAGGATATTGATGTCATTAGAGTAGAGCATCATTGGGATAACGAAAATTTGGCTGTTTTTTGTGCAGTGCACGGATCAAAAGCTACTATTAGTAATTTCCACATTCAAGATATTCGAATCGATAATTCTATGTGGCGTATTTTCCATATTGTAACCCGTCCTAATAGATGGGGGAATTGGAATCCTACACAAGGATCACTTTCTAACTTTATTTTTAAGGATATAGAATTTTATGGTAAACAAAAAATTCCGAGTTTACTTATGGGGCACGACAGTAATCATCCGATCTCTAATTTTACTTTTGATAATTTAAAAATTAATGGAAAAAAAATGAATACTGCCTCCGACTTTATAATTATTGATAAAACAACAACTCGGGAAGTAATTGTGCAATAGAAAAGATTCATAAATTATGTTTCCGATAAAAAAAGCAAGAATAATGAACAATAGAGCTGCTCAATAAAGCATGTATCTTCTACTTTTGGATAGAAATTTTAGTATTGTTAAAAAATGAAAAAAGAGTATTTAATTAGGCAGGCATTAGTTCTTGTATTTTTTATTGTGGTAGGAAGAGGTTTTTCTCAAACGAACCAAGGAGGAAAGTTAAATGAAAATGAAAAACCCAACATTGTTTTTATTTATGTTGATGATTTAGGTTACGGTGATTTAAGTTGTTTTGGACAAAAGACGCTGAAAACTCCAAACATTGATAAGCTTGCCTCCAAGGGAATGATTTTTACTCAGCATTATGCCGGTTCTTCGGTTTGTGCACCATCAAGAGCCGCAATGCTTACC is part of the Flavobacterium nackdongense genome and encodes:
- a CDS encoding family 43 glycosylhydrolase, whose protein sequence is MKDFFVFYEQDKYYLLGTEYSNPFKGYLGPNLYESKGFTNWKITKKLIDTQSIPINAWYKDGWFAPEIIKIKNKYYFTFNNRNNAVNPYQKLGFGIAVANNLKEDFKVITIEKPIVLGNYGSLVIGKNEEEIYVVYDKDARIYIAEIDIEKGELKSEPKELLGPETLGTHYKYLDAPQITKIGSDHHMLFSQFYGGYEVKIFHMTAKHPLGPWIWDGANPMYTFLEEEADEVVKNKYPTVHGYAPPTQVVFSNQLFLGKNKRYFNTYHSSEKYSEPYLCIEPIQIDGDRLFIPTAKNKHQKVSEND
- a CDS encoding sulfatase family protein, with the protein product MKRLSIILLLFLSTNSLCFSQQEIIKNTNHTNKRPNIIWIYVEDLNPIFSCYGEKINPTPALDNLAENGVLFSKAFAAAPVCSASRSANITGTMPTTFGIHNHHSSRTVEDAIFLPDGVKTIPEVFKENGYYTFSHGKDDYNFIYNRKKLYNDEMGIDFYYTLTGTGDWLSPLSNNQPFFGQIQLEGGKLGLVQVYPKTKEKITPIDRNLVVLPPYYPNVPTLHEDFSRQYDAARATDVEVKEILEKLKEKGLLNNTYVFFFADHGYDGYRHKQFLYDGGLHIPLIIGYFGTDSQIKKHSKRNDLVSGIDIGTTSLALAGIPIPSYMEGKNVFAPNFKRDHIVATRDRCDFTIDRIRAIRTDKFKYIKNYMPNRSYTQPTYRDRRIEYVDTKKMFEAGKLNEVQAKYWLPTKPEEELYDLENDPFEINNLASNPKFGKQLERHRALLSNWSQTYGDKGEEPQNIYSLKFMYERWGERCVNEEYDVIKNMKVKNKPQISIKN
- a CDS encoding glycosyl hydrolase family 28 protein, translated to MIRNIFYSIVLLYCLLAKAQIVTYEMPSNVKGNNEYIFSSPYYKVELIQENKVVPSNVFAMNAMHVTNNSKSTSWTNFSFQGTIKVRVILLKSKVNFVQVLPRISNIKVQIINDTTIEFELAKAGHYSVEFEKGIFIEHPLLLFANPLEENIPNRNEKNVIYFEPGFHELGDKFIIPSNTTVYIAGGAYVKGQFYAEGGKKISIKGRGILSGEDYKARTHNHMITIKNSEDISIEGITILHAPRYMISLSGFNHHIDNVKMMGWWFSTDGISAGENTLIENCFFKVNDDAVKLYNSHTTVKNCVIWQLENGAPFMISWNGGKDFGNIKVQDIDVIRVEHHWDNENLAVFCAVHGSKATISNFHIQDIRIDNSMWRIFHIVTRPNRWGNWNPTQGSLSNFIFKDIEFYGKQKIPSLLMGHDSNHPISNFTFDNLKINGKKMNTASDFIIIDKTTTREVIVQ